Proteins found in one Mesorhizobium sp. CAU 1732 genomic segment:
- the rpsQ gene encoding 30S ribosomal protein S17: protein MPKRIMQGTVVSDKNDKTVVVRIERRFTHPVMKKTVRQTKRYKAHDENNACKVGDFVFIQESAPISKDKRWVVIENQTQEPAKAE, encoded by the coding sequence ATGCCGAAGCGCATCATGCAGGGCACTGTCGTCAGCGACAAGAACGACAAGACCGTCGTCGTCAGAATCGAGCGTCGCTTCACCCATCCGGTGATGAAGAAGACCGTTCGCCAGACGAAGCGGTACAAGGCGCATGACGAGAACAACGCCTGCAAGGTGGGTGATTTCGTCTTTATCCAGGAGTCGGCTCCGATCTCCAAGGACAAGCGCTGGGTGGTCATTGAGAACCAGACCCAGGAGCCGGCGAAAGCCGAATAG
- the rplN gene encoding 50S ribosomal protein L14: MIQMQTNLDVADNSGARRVMCIKVLGGSKRKYASVGDIIVVSIKEAIPRGRVKKGDVMKAVVVRTAKDIRRPDGSVIRFDKNAAVLVDNKKEPIGTRIFGPVPRELRAKNHMKIISLAPEVL, translated from the coding sequence ATGATTCAGATGCAAACAAACCTCGACGTCGCGGATAATTCCGGCGCGCGTCGTGTCATGTGCATCAAGGTGCTGGGCGGCTCGAAGCGGAAGTATGCCTCGGTCGGCGACATCATTGTCGTTTCGATCAAGGAAGCCATTCCGCGCGGCCGCGTTAAGAAGGGCGATGTGATGAAGGCGGTCGTGGTTCGCACGGCCAAGGACATCCGCCGCCCGGACGGCAGCGTGATCCGTTTCGACAAGAACGCAGCAGTTCTCGTCGACAATAAGAAAGAGCCGATCGGCACCCGTATCTTCGGACCGGTTCCGCGCGAACTCCGCGCCAAGAACCACATGAAGATCATCTCGCTCGCGCCTGAAGTGCTCTAA
- the rplX gene encoding 50S ribosomal protein L24: MNKIRKGDKVVVLAGKDKGRTGEVLRVMPKDDKALVRGVNMIVRHQRQSQTQEGGLIRKEAAIHLSNIAVVDPKDGKTPTRVGFEVRDGQKVRVAKRSGEVING; the protein is encoded by the coding sequence ATGAACAAGATTCGCAAGGGCGACAAGGTCGTCGTGCTCGCTGGCAAGGACAAGGGCCGCACCGGTGAAGTGCTGCGCGTCATGCCGAAAGACGATAAGGCGCTTGTGCGCGGTGTGAACATGATCGTTCGCCACCAGCGCCAGTCGCAGACGCAGGAAGGTGGCCTGATCCGCAAGGAAGCAGCGATCCACCTGTCCAATATCGCAGTGGTCGATCCGAAGGACGGCAAGACGCCGACCCGCGTCGGCTTCGAGGTCCGCGACGGCCAGAAGGTCCGCGTCGCGAAGCGCTCGGGAGAAGTCATCAATGGCTAA
- the rplE gene encoding 50S ribosomal protein L5, translating into MANQYEPRMKALYKEQIRKALQEQFNYDNEMQIPRLDKIVINMGVGEATGDSKKPSVAAEDLGMIAGQKAVVTKARTSIAGFKVREHMPIGAKVTLRKDRMYDFVDRLVTIALPRVRDFRGLNIKSFDGRGNFAMGLKEHIVFPEINYDKVDQMWGMDIIVCTTAKTDDEARALLKAFNFPFRQ; encoded by the coding sequence ATGGCTAATCAATACGAACCGCGGATGAAGGCTCTGTATAAGGAGCAGATCCGCAAGGCTCTTCAGGAGCAGTTCAACTACGACAACGAGATGCAGATCCCGCGCCTCGACAAGATCGTCATCAACATGGGTGTTGGCGAAGCGACCGGCGATTCCAAGAAGCCGTCCGTTGCCGCCGAGGACCTCGGAATGATCGCCGGCCAGAAGGCCGTCGTCACCAAGGCCCGCACCTCGATCGCCGGCTTCAAGGTGCGTGAGCACATGCCGATCGGCGCGAAGGTGACGCTGCGCAAGGACCGCATGTACGATTTCGTCGACCGCCTGGTCACGATCGCACTGCCGCGCGTTCGCGACTTTCGCGGCCTGAACATCAAGAGCTTTGACGGCCGTGGCAACTTCGCCATGGGCCTGAAGGAACACATCGTGTTCCCCGAGATCAACTACGACAAGGTTGATCAGATGTGGGGAATGGACATCATCGTTTGTACGACTGCGAAGACGGACGACGAGGCACGGGCATTGCTCAAGGCCTTCAACTTCCCCTTCCGCCAGTAA
- the rpsN gene encoding 30S ribosomal protein S14, with amino-acid sequence MAKTSSVEKNNRRRKLVDQYAAKRAELKAIIMDQGKPIEERFRAQLKLAALPRNSAKNRIRNRCEVTGRPRAYYRKLKMSRVALRDLGNNGLIPGLVKSSW; translated from the coding sequence ATGGCAAAGACCAGCTCAGTCGAGAAGAACAACAGGCGCCGCAAGCTCGTTGATCAGTACGCTGCCAAGCGTGCGGAGCTCAAGGCGATCATCATGGACCAGGGCAAGCCGATCGAGGAGCGCTTCCGCGCTCAGCTCAAGCTTGCCGCTCTGCCGCGCAATTCGGCAAAGAACCGCATTCGGAACCGCTGCGAAGTCACCGGCCGTCCGCGCGCCTACTACCGCAAGCTCAAGATGAGCCGCGTGGCGCTGCGCGATCTCGGCAACAATGGCCTGATCCCAGGCCTTGTGAAGTCCAGCTGGTAA
- the rpsH gene encoding 30S ribosomal protein S8 — MSMSDPLGDMLTRIRNAYGRRKTKVSSPASSLRARVLDVLKSEGYIRDYAKVDYDNGKSELEIELKYYEGTPVIREISRVSKPGRRVYVSVKSIPSVANGLGISILSTPKGVMADHQAREENVGGEVLCQIF, encoded by the coding sequence ATGTCCATGAGTGATCCTCTCGGCGATATGCTGACCCGCATCCGCAATGCCTACGGCCGCCGCAAGACCAAGGTCTCGTCGCCGGCTTCCAGCTTGCGCGCCCGCGTTCTCGACGTTCTGAAGTCGGAAGGCTACATCCGCGACTACGCCAAGGTCGACTACGACAATGGCAAGTCGGAGCTCGAGATCGAGCTGAAGTACTACGAAGGCACGCCGGTCATCCGCGAGATTTCTCGCGTCTCGAAGCCGGGTCGTCGCGTGTATGTTTCGGTGAAGTCGATTCCCTCGGTCGCCAACGGCCTCGGTATTTCGATCCTGTCGACGCCGAAGGGCGTGATGGCCGATCACCAGGCGCGCGAAGAAAATGTCGGCGGCGAAGTGCTCTGCCAGATCTTCTGA
- the rplF gene encoding 50S ribosomal protein L6, whose amino-acid sequence MSRIGKKPVAVPQGVTASVNGQTVTAKGPKGELKFVVNDEVLVKMEDGEIAVQPRDETKVARSKWGMSRTQIENIMTGVKDGFERKLEITGVGYRATMQGKNLQLALGFSHDVIYETPEGVSITVPKPTEIVVNGIDKQAVGQVAAEIRKYRGPEPYKGKGVRYAGERIVRKEGKKK is encoded by the coding sequence ATGTCTCGTATTGGAAAGAAGCCCGTTGCGGTCCCGCAGGGCGTTACGGCATCGGTGAACGGTCAGACCGTCACGGCCAAGGGCCCTAAGGGCGAGCTGAAGTTCGTCGTCAACGACGAGGTTCTGGTCAAGATGGAAGACGGCGAGATCGCCGTTCAGCCGCGCGACGAGACGAAGGTTGCTCGCTCGAAGTGGGGCATGTCCCGCACGCAGATCGAGAACATCATGACGGGCGTCAAGGACGGCTTCGAGCGCAAGCTCGAAATCACCGGCGTCGGTTATCGCGCGACCATGCAGGGAAAGAACCTGCAGCTTGCTCTTGGCTTTAGCCACGACGTGATCTATGAGACGCCCGAAGGCGTGTCGATCACCGTGCCGAAGCCGACCGAAATCGTTGTCAACGGTATCGACAAGCAGGCAGTCGGCCAGGTTGCGGCCGAAATTCGCAAGTATCGCGGCCCCGAGCCCTACAAGGGCAAGGGTGTTCGTTATGCCGGCGAGCGGATCGTCCGCAAGGAAGGCAAGAAGAAGTAA
- the rplR gene encoding 50S ribosomal protein L18, with the protein MALKETIQRRAQRVRRQIKKVAGDRPRLSVHRSSKHIYAQVIDDANGHTIAAASTLEKDLKGSLKTGADSAAAAAVGKLVAERASKAGVKEVVFDRGPYIYHGRVKALADAAREGGLSF; encoded by the coding sequence ATGGCCCTCAAGGAAACCATTCAGCGTCGTGCGCAGCGCGTCCGCCGCCAGATCAAGAAGGTCGCCGGCGACCGCCCGCGTCTTTCGGTGCATCGTTCGTCGAAGCACATCTACGCGCAGGTCATCGACGATGCCAACGGTCATACGATCGCAGCAGCATCGACGCTCGAGAAGGACCTGAAGGGTTCGCTCAAGACCGGTGCGGATTCGGCAGCCGCCGCCGCTGTCGGCAAGCTCGTTGCCGAGCGCGCCTCCAAGGCCGGCGTCAAGGAAGTCGTGTTCGACCGTGGACCGTACATCTATCACGGCCGCGTCAAGGCGCTCGCCGATGCCGCCCGTGAGGGTGGCCTGAGCTTCTAA
- the rpsE gene encoding 30S ribosomal protein S5 — protein MAQERRDGGRDRNRDREERDSEFVDKLVHINRVAKVVKGGRRFGFAALVVVGDQKGRVGFGHGKAREVPEAIRKATESAKRDLIFVPLRSGRTLHHDVEGRHGAGRVLLRAAKAGTGIIAGGPMRAVFETLGMHDVVAKSMGSSNPYNMVRATFDALKSQMHPKDIAAQRGIKYSALQARRGAAVAADE, from the coding sequence ATGGCACAAGAACGTAGGGACGGCGGCCGCGATCGCAACCGTGACCGCGAAGAGCGCGACAGCGAATTCGTCGACAAGCTCGTTCACATCAACCGCGTCGCCAAGGTGGTCAAGGGTGGCCGTCGCTTCGGCTTCGCAGCCCTCGTCGTCGTTGGCGACCAGAAGGGCCGCGTCGGCTTCGGCCACGGCAAGGCACGCGAAGTGCCGGAGGCAATCCGCAAGGCGACCGAGAGCGCCAAGCGCGATCTGATCTTCGTGCCGCTTCGTTCGGGCCGCACGCTCCACCACGACGTCGAAGGCCGCCACGGCGCGGGCAGGGTTCTCCTGCGTGCAGCCAAGGCCGGTACCGGCATCATCGCGGGTGGCCCGATGCGCGCCGTCTTCGAGACGCTCGGCATGCATGACGTGGTTGCCAAGTCGATGGGTTCGTCGAACCCGTACAACATGGTTCGCGCGACGTTCGATGCTCTGAAGAGCCAGATGCATCCGAAGGACATCGCTGCACAGCGCGGCATCAAGTACTCGGCACTGCAGGCGCGCCGTGGCGCTGCCGTTGCGGCCGACGAATAG
- the rpmD gene encoding 50S ribosomal protein L30 → MAKKQGKTLTVEQTGSPIRRPVEQRATLIGLGLNKMHRRSTLEDTPSVRGMIAKVQHLVRVVDEA, encoded by the coding sequence ATGGCTAAGAAGCAGGGCAAGACCCTTACGGTCGAACAGACCGGCAGCCCCATCCGCCGCCCCGTCGAACAGCGTGCCACGCTGATCGGTCTGGGCTTGAACAAGATGCACCGTCGTTCGACGCTGGAGGACACGCCGTCCGTCCGGGGAATGATCGCCAAGGTGCAGCATCTCGTCCGCGTCGTGGACGAGGCCTAA
- the rplO gene encoding 50S ribosomal protein L15, which produces MKLNELRDVDGATKARKRVGRGIGSGSGKTGGRGVKGQSSRSGVAINGFEGGQMPLYRRLPKRGFKNIFGKDYNEVSLGRIQTAIDAKKLDAKETITVETLVKAGVLRRAKDGVRLLGGGELKSKVSFDIAGASKSALEQVEKAGGSVKLPEAAATE; this is translated from the coding sequence ATGAAACTCAACGAACTGCGTGACGTCGACGGAGCCACCAAGGCGCGCAAGCGCGTCGGCCGCGGCATCGGCTCGGGCTCCGGCAAGACCGGCGGCCGTGGCGTGAAGGGCCAGAGCTCGCGCTCGGGCGTTGCCATCAACGGCTTCGAGGGCGGCCAGATGCCGCTCTATCGCCGCCTGCCCAAGCGCGGCTTCAAGAACATCTTCGGCAAGGACTACAACGAGGTTTCTCTCGGTCGTATCCAGACCGCCATCGATGCCAAGAAGCTTGACGCCAAGGAGACCATCACGGTCGAGACCCTCGTCAAGGCTGGCGTTCTGCGCCGCGCCAAGGACGGCGTTCGTCTTCTGGGTGGCGGCGAGCTGAAGTCGAAGGTCAGCTTCGACATCGCCGGCGCGTCCAAGTCGGCGCTGGAACAGGTCGAGAAGGCCGGTGGGTCGGTCAAGCTGCCGGAAGCGGCCGCAACCGAATAA
- the secY gene encoding preprotein translocase subunit SecY, translating to MASAAEQLASNLNFAAFAKAEDLKKRIWFTLGALLVYRIGTYIPLPGINPEAFGQAFQQQSGGVLGMFNMFAGGAVERMAIFALGIMPYISASIIVQLMTSVIPTLEQLKKEGEQGRKVINQYTRYGTVLLATVQAYGISVGLESGNQIVTDPGWFFRISAVITLVGGTMFLMWLGEQITARGIGNGISLIIFAGIVAGLPTAIGGTLELGRTGALSTGLILAILILAVALIAVIVFFERAQRRLLIQYPKRQVGNRMFQGDTSHLPLKLNTAGVIPAIFASSLLLLPATLAGFSDTTTLPPWANSVLATLGHGQPLYMVLYASMIAFFAFFYTAIVFNPKDTADQLKKHSGFIPGYRPGERTAEYIDYVLTRITVVGAIYLVIVCLVPEFLISAAGVPFYLGGTSLLIVVSVTLDTVSQVQGHLIAHQYEGLIKKSKLRGGKRGR from the coding sequence ATGGCATCGGCAGCAGAACAGCTTGCTTCCAATCTGAATTTTGCGGCCTTCGCCAAGGCCGAGGACCTCAAGAAACGCATCTGGTTCACGCTGGGCGCGTTGCTGGTCTATCGTATTGGCACCTATATCCCGCTGCCGGGCATCAACCCGGAAGCGTTCGGGCAGGCGTTCCAGCAGCAGTCGGGCGGTGTGCTCGGCATGTTCAACATGTTTGCCGGCGGCGCCGTGGAGCGCATGGCGATCTTCGCCCTGGGCATCATGCCCTACATTTCCGCCTCGATCATCGTGCAGCTCATGACGTCGGTCATCCCGACGCTCGAGCAGCTCAAGAAGGAAGGCGAGCAGGGCCGCAAGGTTATCAACCAGTACACCCGCTACGGCACGGTGTTGCTCGCCACCGTGCAGGCTTACGGCATTTCCGTCGGCCTCGAATCGGGCAACCAGATCGTCACCGATCCAGGCTGGTTCTTCCGCATTTCCGCCGTGATCACCCTGGTCGGCGGCACGATGTTCCTGATGTGGCTGGGCGAGCAGATTACCGCCCGCGGTATCGGCAACGGCATTTCGCTGATCATCTTCGCAGGCATCGTCGCGGGTCTTCCCACAGCGATCGGCGGTACGCTGGAGCTCGGGCGCACGGGCGCTCTGTCGACGGGCCTCATCCTGGCGATCCTGATCCTCGCCGTCGCTCTGATCGCGGTCATCGTGTTCTTCGAACGGGCGCAGCGCAGGCTGCTGATCCAGTATCCGAAGCGCCAGGTCGGCAATCGCATGTTCCAGGGCGACACCTCGCATCTGCCGCTCAAGCTGAACACTGCAGGCGTCATTCCCGCGATCTTTGCATCGTCGCTGCTTCTGCTGCCCGCCACGCTGGCCGGCTTCTCCGACACGACGACCCTGCCGCCTTGGGCCAATTCCGTGCTCGCCACGCTCGGGCATGGCCAGCCGCTCTACATGGTCCTCTATGCGTCGATGATCGCCTTCTTCGCGTTCTTCTATACGGCGATCGTCTTCAACCCGAAGGACACGGCCGACCAGCTCAAGAAGCATTCCGGCTTCATCCCGGGCTACCGCCCCGGCGAGCGCACGGCTGAGTACATCGACTACGTCCTGACCCGCATCACGGTCGTTGGCGCCATCTACCTCGTCATCGTCTGTCTCGTGCCGGAGTTCCTGATCTCGGCTGCCGGCGTACCTTTCTATCTTGGCGGCACGTCGCTGCTGATCGTCGTGAGCGTGACGCTCGATACCGTGTCGCAGGTTCAGGGACACCTGATCGCGCACCAGTATGAGGGGCTGATCAAGAAGTCGAAGCTGCGTGGAGGAAAGAGGGGACGATGA
- a CDS encoding adenylate kinase: MRLILLGPPGAGKGTQAQRLVERHGIPQLSTGDMLRAAVANGTDVGKRAKAVMDAGELVSDAIVNAIVAERIDQPDCGKGFILDGYPRTLVQADSVETMLKARGLSLDAVIELVVDDRALVKRIVKRADEAKAAGQTVRKDDTPEVFEERLREYYKKTAPLIGYYYAKGQLQTVDGMASINDVTQQIEALLAQPATVE; the protein is encoded by the coding sequence ATGAGGCTGATACTGCTTGGGCCGCCAGGGGCGGGTAAGGGGACGCAAGCACAGAGGCTGGTCGAGAGGCACGGGATCCCGCAGCTCTCCACGGGCGACATGCTGCGCGCCGCGGTCGCCAACGGCACCGACGTCGGCAAGCGTGCGAAGGCCGTGATGGATGCTGGCGAGCTGGTCTCGGATGCGATCGTCAACGCCATCGTGGCCGAGCGGATCGACCAGCCCGATTGCGGCAAGGGTTTCATTCTCGACGGCTATCCGCGCACTCTGGTTCAGGCGGATTCGGTCGAGACGATGCTGAAGGCTCGCGGCCTGTCGCTTGACGCCGTGATCGAACTGGTCGTCGATGACCGGGCGCTCGTGAAGCGCATCGTCAAGCGGGCCGACGAGGCCAAGGCTGCAGGTCAGACGGTTCGCAAGGACGACACGCCCGAGGTCTTCGAGGAACGCCTTCGCGAATACTACAAGAAGACGGCTCCGCTGATCGGCTACTACTATGCCAAGGGCCAGCTTCAGACGGTCGACGGCATGGCGAGCATCAACGACGTGACGCAGCAGATCGAGGCGCTGCTGGCTCAGCCCGCGACTGTCGAGTAG
- the rpsM gene encoding 30S ribosomal protein S13 — MARIAGVNIPTNKRVVIALQYIHGIGAKFAAEIVEKVGIPADRRVNQLTDAEVLQIREAIDRDYQVEGDLRREVSMNIKRLMDLGCYRGLRHRRSLPVRGQRTHTNARTRKGPAKAIAGKKK, encoded by the coding sequence ATGGCCCGTATAGCAGGCGTCAATATCCCGACCAACAAGCGCGTCGTTATCGCGCTTCAGTACATTCATGGCATCGGCGCGAAGTTCGCAGCCGAGATCGTCGAGAAGGTGGGCATTCCCGCCGATCGTCGCGTCAATCAGCTCACCGACGCCGAAGTGCTGCAGATCCGCGAAGCGATCGATCGCGACTATCAGGTCGAAGGCGATCTGCGCCGCGAAGTTTCGATGAACATCAAGCGTCTCATGGACCTTGGTTGCTACCGTGGCCTGCGTCACCGTCGTTCGCTGCCGGTTCGCGGCCAGCGCACGCACACCAACGCCCGCACCCGCAAGGGTCCGGCGAAGGCGATCGCCGGCAAGAAGAAGTAA
- the rpsK gene encoding 30S ribosomal protein S11, translating into MAKEATRVRRRERKNISSGVAHVNSTFNNTMITITDAQGNTIAWSSAGAQGFKGSRKSTPFAAQVAAEDVAKKAQDHGMRMLEVEVCGPGSGRESALRALQAAGFTITSIRDVTPIPHNGCRPRKKRRV; encoded by the coding sequence ATGGCCAAGGAAGCCACACGCGTCCGCCGTCGCGAGCGCAAAAACATCTCGTCGGGCGTCGCGCACGTCAACTCGACCTTCAACAACACGATGATCACCATCACCGACGCGCAGGGCAACACGATTGCTTGGTCGTCGGCCGGTGCCCAGGGCTTCAAGGGCTCGCGCAAGTCGACCCCGTTCGCAGCACAGGTCGCTGCCGAAGACGTCGCCAAGAAGGCGCAGGATCACGGCATGCGTATGCTCGAGGTCGAGGTCTGCGGTCCGGGTTCGGGTCGTGAATCGGCTCTGCGCGCCCTTCAGGCGGCCGGCTTCACCATCACCTCGATCCGCGACGTGACGCCGATCCCGCACAATGGCTGCCGCCCGCGCAAGAAGCGCCGCGTCTAA
- a CDS encoding DNA-directed RNA polymerase subunit alpha — protein sequence MIQKNWQELIKPNKIEFSSKGKTTTQLVAEPLERGYGLTLGNALRRVLLSSLRGAAVTAVQIDGVLHEFSSIAGVREDVTDIVLNIKEIAIRMEGDGPKRMVVRKQGPGAVTAGDIQTVGDVEILNPSHVICTLDEGAEIRMEFTVDTGKGYVPADRNRAEDAPIGLIPVDSLYSPVKKVSYKVENTREGQVLDYDKLTMTIDTNGAVTGEDAVAFAARILQDQLGLFVNFDEPQKEVASEQVTELAFNPALLKKVDELELSVRSANCLKNDNIVYIGDLIQKTEAEMLRTPNFGRKSLNEIKEVLAAMGLHLGMEVQDWPPENIEDLAKRYEDQY from the coding sequence ATGATCCAGAAAAACTGGCAGGAATTGATCAAGCCCAACAAGATCGAGTTCTCCTCGAAGGGCAAGACGACCACCCAGCTCGTCGCAGAGCCGCTCGAGCGTGGCTACGGCCTGACGCTCGGCAACGCGCTTCGTCGCGTGCTTCTGTCCTCGCTGCGCGGCGCTGCCGTGACGGCGGTGCAGATCGATGGCGTGCTGCATGAATTCTCGTCGATCGCGGGTGTCCGCGAAGACGTGACGGACATCGTCCTCAACATCAAGGAAATCGCCATCCGCATGGAAGGCGATGGTCCCAAGCGCATGGTCGTGCGCAAGCAGGGTCCAGGTGCGGTCACCGCAGGCGACATCCAGACCGTGGGTGACGTCGAGATCCTGAACCCGAGCCACGTCATCTGCACGCTCGACGAGGGCGCGGAGATCCGCATGGAGTTCACGGTCGACACCGGCAAGGGCTATGTTCCTGCCGATCGCAACCGTGCCGAGGATGCCCCGATCGGTCTCATCCCGGTCGACAGCCTGTATTCTCCGGTCAAGAAGGTCTCCTACAAGGTCGAGAACACCCGCGAGGGCCAGGTTCTCGATTATGACAAGCTGACCATGACCATCGACACCAACGGTGCGGTCACCGGTGAGGACGCCGTCGCGTTTGCGGCTCGCATCCTTCAGGATCAGCTTGGCCTCTTCGTCAACTTCGACGAGCCGCAGAAGGAAGTCGCGTCCGAGCAGGTCACGGAGCTGGCTTTCAACCCGGCTCTGCTCAAGAAGGTCGACGAGCTGGAATTGTCGGTGCGTTCGGCGAACTGCCTGAAGAACGACAACATCGTCTATATCGGCGACCTGATCCAGAAGACCGAAGCCGAGATGCTGCGTACGCCGAACTTCGGCCGCAAGTCGCTGAACGAGATCAAGGAAGTTCTGGCCGCCATGGGCCTCCATCTCGGGATGGAAGTCCAGGATTGGCCGCCGGAGAACATCGAAGACCTCGCCAAGCGCTACGAAGACCAATACTGA
- the rplQ gene encoding 50S ribosomal protein L17 — protein MRHGKSGRRLGRTVSHRKALFTNMAASLIEHEQITTTLPKAKELRPIVEKLVTLGKRGDLHARRQVISAVGSAVIAKRLFDEIAPRYATRHGGYLRIMKAGFRHGDNAAMAVIEFVDRDVSAKGAADRARVEAEEANSESEAA, from the coding sequence ATGCGCCACGGAAAATCCGGTCGCCGTCTCGGCCGTACTGTCAGCCACCGCAAGGCCCTGTTCACGAACATGGCAGCCTCGCTGATTGAACATGAGCAGATCACGACCACGCTGCCCAAGGCCAAGGAGCTTCGCCCGATCGTGGAGAAGCTCGTGACGCTCGGCAAGCGCGGCGACCTGCACGCGCGTCGCCAGGTGATCTCGGCGGTCGGCTCGGCCGTTATCGCCAAGCGCCTGTTCGATGAAATCGCGCCGCGTTATGCCACCCGCCACGGCGGCTACCTGCGCATCATGAAGGCCGGCTTCCGCCACGGCGACAATGCCGCCATGGCCGTGATCGAGTTCGTCGATCGCGACGTCTCCGCCAAGGGCGCCGCCGACCGCGCGCGCGTCGAGGCCGAAGAAGCCAACAGCGAGTCCGAAGCGGCTTGA
- a CDS encoding ankyrin repeat domain-containing protein: protein MLLDAVAAGNVADVELLVVAGADLDARDAARRTALLIATRANEVDIARLLIEAGADVNAKDDNRDTPFLYAGAEGRNEILRLILDSGRADLADTNRYGGTALIPAAHHAHPETVRILLATEIDVDHVNNLGWTALMEAVILGDGGPVYREIVADLLAAGARQIPDKDGVSPLAYARQRGFADIARALEAAN from the coding sequence ATGCTCTTGGATGCTGTGGCAGCGGGGAATGTCGCCGACGTGGAACTCCTGGTTGTCGCCGGAGCGGATCTGGACGCCCGGGATGCCGCCCGCCGCACCGCCCTCCTGATTGCGACACGCGCCAACGAGGTCGACATCGCGCGGCTCCTCATTGAGGCCGGGGCCGATGTCAACGCCAAGGACGACAATCGCGACACGCCCTTCCTCTATGCGGGGGCAGAGGGTCGCAACGAAATCCTGCGGTTGATCCTCGACAGTGGACGCGCCGACCTCGCGGATACCAATCGCTATGGTGGAACGGCCTTGATCCCGGCCGCGCACCACGCGCATCCGGAGACGGTTCGCATCCTGCTGGCGACCGAAATCGATGTCGATCACGTCAACAATCTCGGATGGACCGCCTTGATGGAAGCCGTCATTCTAGGCGATGGTGGCCCGGTTTATCGCGAGATCGTCGCAGACTTGCTGGCAGCGGGTGCGCGCCAGATCCCTGACAAGGATGGCGTCTCGCCGCTTGCTTACGCGCGCCAGCGCGGGTTCGCCGACATTGCCCGTGCACTGGAAGCCGCAAACTAG